TTGCAGACCAGAATGTATCCCTGGAAACCCGGACAAAACCTCCGGTGGACAAAAGAGTTGCCGTAATCGGTGCAGGTCCGGCCGGACTGACGGCCGCCGCCGATCTAGCGAAAGAGGGTTTTTCAGTTACCGTCTTCGAAGCTTTCCATACGGCGGGAGGTGTGCTTGTGTATGGGATCCCCGAATTCAGGCTTCCCAAAGAGATCGTTGCAAAGGAAGTAGAATTTGTGAAAAGCCTGGGAGTTGAATTCCGTTTCAATCAGATTGTAGGCCGAACGATTCCATTTGAAGAGATCAAAAACGAATATGATGCTGTTTTCATTGGCATCGGGGCGGGCGCTCCCAGATTCATGGGGATACCGGGATCGAATCTCAACAACATATTCTCCTCTTCCGAGTATCTAACGAGAACGAATCTGATGAAGGCCTATCTCTTTCCAAAGTTTGACACTCCCGTAAAGATAAAGGACAGGGTAGCCGTGATAGGAGCGGGAAATGTCACGATGGATGCTGCAAGAACGGCCAAAAGACTTGGAGCCAAAGAGGTGCATGTGGTCTACAGGAGAAGCGAAGAAGAAATGCCTGCAAGGATAGAGGAATATCATCACGCCGTGGAGGAAGGGATAGTATTCCACTGGCTGACTCTTCCCGTTGAGTACGTAGGGGACATAAACAACAACGTCACCGGAATGAAGTGCGTGAAGATGACGCTGGGAGAACCCGACTCATCAGGAAGAAGAAGGCCGATTCCGATTGAGGGCTCGGAATTCGTAATGGATATAGAAATGGTGATCGAAGCGATCGGTCAAACACCGAACGCCGTTCTAAAGACAGGGTTCCCGACCGTTAGGCTCAACAAGTGGGGAAGTATAGATGCCGAAGAATCTAATGGCAAAGTTAATGAGGGTGTCTATGCCGGAGGAGATATTGTCACTGGTTCTGCAACCGTCATTGAGGCAATGGGAGCCGGCAAGCGTTCTGCGAGAGCAATCAAGGCATACTTGCTGCGCAAATAATGGGCTTCAGGACACCTGCGACAGACTTTGAATGTAAGGGATTTCGGGAGACTATCGAGAAAAAAAGTGAGTAGTCAGTCAATGGTTTTCTGCACCGAGACTCTTCATTTCGGCAGCAATTCCCAACTCATTTCAAGGGAGTTCCTATTGTTCAAAGAATAAATCAACTCTCAAACCCAATCTGAGAATCATGGAATCCTGATACTTTTCTTGATAAAAGAGACTTCTCTTCGTAATGAAAAAAATGATGAAAAACGGCTTTCGTTGATACAGAGCTTTCATTTTTCTGCCTTTTCGGTGCGTTATATTCTCAAAATTCCTCGTGAGATACGATCATACCCGATCAATCTCCTTTATTCCCAGCTGATGAATCCGTTCTACCCAAAAGAGTGTTTTCAAATAGACCGTTGAGTTTGCTAGAATAATTTAGGTTCAGAAACTAACTAATTAGGAGGACTG
Above is a genomic segment from Mesotoga infera containing:
- the gltA gene encoding NADPH-dependent glutamate synthase, whose amino-acid sequence is MPEKFKVKMRELDPLERVNNFEEVALGYTKEEAIAEANRCLQCKHKPCVSGCPVGIDIPGFIKALREGDMKESTRILKDANNLPAICGRVCPQEKQCEAVCVVGKIPGSEPVAIGRLERFVADQNVSLETRTKPPVDKRVAVIGAGPAGLTAAADLAKEGFSVTVFEAFHTAGGVLVYGIPEFRLPKEIVAKEVEFVKSLGVEFRFNQIVGRTIPFEEIKNEYDAVFIGIGAGAPRFMGIPGSNLNNIFSSSEYLTRTNLMKAYLFPKFDTPVKIKDRVAVIGAGNVTMDAARTAKRLGAKEVHVVYRRSEEEMPARIEEYHHAVEEGIVFHWLTLPVEYVGDINNNVTGMKCVKMTLGEPDSSGRRRPIPIEGSEFVMDIEMVIEAIGQTPNAVLKTGFPTVRLNKWGSIDAEESNGKVNEGVYAGGDIVTGSATVIEAMGAGKRSARAIKAYLLRK